Proteins from one bacterium genomic window:
- the rpmF gene encoding 50S ribosomal protein L32, translating to MPNPKRRHSKSRGRKRRTHDALQQPRMSECSHCHELKLAHQICPHCGHFEGREYVAQKSTE from the coding sequence ATGCCGAATCCAAAACGGAGACATTCGAAATCGCGTGGCCGGAAACGTCGCACTCATGACGCTTTGCAACAGCCAAGGATGTCGGAATGTTCTCATTGTCATGAGTTGAAACTAGCACATCAAATATGTCCTCATTGCGGTCATTTTGAAGGACGGGAGTACGTCGCGCAGAAATCCACTGAGTAA
- the plsX gene encoding phosphate acyltransferase PlsX produces MSERIRISVDGMGGDYAPQNIVSGAVQAVSEFDVQVLLVGIENQLKAELDKHQVPANRIEVVDATEVVGMDEQATSAVRKKKNSSMRVAVDLGSRGEAGSIVSAGNTGAMYAMVKVNVGSLPGIDRLPLAALFPHPDGKTIVLDVGANVECKPHHLVEFALMGSVYAQEILNVESPRIGLLSIGEEEVKGNDLTKETFQLLKKSDMHFIGNVDGHDVFKGRADVVVCDGFVGNVALKVSESLVETIFHILQPQMDSSLGRLLTKYFDYSEYGGAPLLGARVPSFVCHGRSTSKAIKNAIRVAMEFCRHNVNERIQKELNRQGAKNAKI; encoded by the coding sequence ATGTCTGAGCGGATCCGCATCTCAGTAGATGGAATGGGCGGGGATTACGCTCCGCAGAACATCGTTTCGGGAGCTGTCCAGGCCGTTTCCGAGTTCGATGTTCAGGTTTTGCTGGTTGGAATTGAAAATCAACTAAAAGCGGAGCTGGACAAGCATCAAGTTCCTGCGAACCGGATCGAAGTGGTGGACGCCACTGAAGTTGTAGGCATGGATGAGCAGGCCACATCTGCCGTTCGAAAGAAAAAGAATTCTTCGATGCGGGTTGCAGTGGATTTGGGTTCCAGGGGAGAGGCTGGAAGCATCGTTAGCGCAGGAAATACCGGCGCTATGTATGCTATGGTGAAGGTGAATGTCGGATCGCTCCCTGGAATAGACCGCCTACCGTTGGCCGCATTGTTTCCTCATCCAGATGGCAAGACAATTGTTCTCGATGTCGGGGCAAATGTCGAATGCAAACCGCACCATCTGGTGGAATTTGCACTGATGGGTTCTGTCTACGCGCAGGAAATTTTGAATGTGGAATCCCCCCGTATAGGACTGTTGAGCATCGGAGAAGAAGAAGTCAAAGGAAATGATCTAACAAAGGAAACTTTTCAGCTCCTGAAGAAGTCTGATATGCATTTTATAGGGAATGTGGATGGTCATGATGTTTTTAAAGGACGCGCCGATGTTGTAGTATGCGATGGTTTTGTCGGTAACGTGGCTTTGAAAGTCAGTGAAAGCCTGGTGGAAACCATATTTCATATATTGCAGCCTCAAATGGATAGTTCTCTGGGAAGGTTACTAACAAAATACTTTGATTATTCTGAATATGGAGGAGCGCCTTTGCTGGGCGCGAGAGTTCCCAGTTTTGTTTGCCACGGAAGATCCACTTCTAAAGCAATTAAAAATGCGATCCGGGTGGCGATGGAATTCTGCAGGCATAATGTTAATGAAAGAATACAAAAAGAATTGAACCGCCAAGGCGCCAAGAACGCCAAGATTTAA